The following are encoded together in the Pyxidicoccus xibeiensis genome:
- a CDS encoding DUF2169 family type VI secretion system accessory protein gives MGHPALVNRTPFFVEPLFLADEEARPLLVPVVKATFDIAPDGTLSLSPEQLPLNLAGERWEDADTSSYRFEPEGAFFKPATDVVLLGHAHAPAPGTRELLVSLRVGPLRKDVKVTGDRAWFKSLGSAGITRPLPFERMPLRYERAFGGWDRSEADPKRHTFEPRNPVGVGFHARGSRVVEGAPLPNLEAPDQLLRAWDQHVAPAGFGFISPEWQPRASFAGTYGPEWEKGRKPLLPRDFDRRFLNAASPGLIAAGYLRGDEPVLVQGATPRGALSFRLPAVEPPLVSVRRTGNLDDGEVATRLDTVILDLDASRLVLLWRGTLPLRREPTELREVRVECDSALRWGSPPPDPEDEIAAQEAEE, from the coding sequence ATGGGTCATCCGGCGCTCGTGAACCGCACCCCCTTCTTCGTCGAGCCGCTCTTCCTCGCGGATGAAGAAGCCCGGCCGCTGCTCGTCCCGGTGGTGAAGGCCACCTTCGACATCGCCCCGGATGGCACGCTGTCCCTGTCCCCCGAGCAGCTCCCGCTGAACCTCGCTGGCGAGCGCTGGGAAGACGCCGACACGTCGAGCTACCGCTTCGAGCCCGAAGGCGCCTTCTTCAAGCCCGCGACGGACGTGGTGCTGCTGGGCCATGCCCATGCCCCCGCGCCCGGCACGCGGGAGCTACTCGTCTCCCTGCGCGTGGGGCCCCTGCGCAAGGACGTGAAGGTGACGGGCGACCGCGCATGGTTCAAGAGCCTGGGCTCCGCTGGAATCACCCGGCCGCTGCCCTTCGAGCGCATGCCGCTGCGGTACGAGCGCGCCTTCGGCGGGTGGGACCGGAGCGAGGCGGACCCGAAGCGCCACACGTTCGAGCCACGCAACCCCGTGGGCGTGGGCTTCCATGCGCGAGGCAGCCGTGTCGTGGAAGGCGCGCCCCTGCCCAACCTGGAAGCACCGGACCAGCTCCTCCGTGCGTGGGATCAGCACGTCGCGCCCGCGGGCTTCGGCTTCATCAGCCCGGAGTGGCAGCCGCGCGCGTCCTTCGCGGGAACGTACGGCCCGGAGTGGGAGAAGGGCCGCAAGCCGCTGCTCCCGCGCGACTTCGACCGGCGCTTCCTCAACGCCGCCTCGCCGGGCCTCATCGCGGCCGGCTACCTGCGGGGGGACGAGCCGGTGCTCGTCCAGGGGGCCACGCCGCGCGGCGCGCTGTCCTTCCGGCTTCCCGCCGTCGAGCCGCCCCTCGTCAGCGTCCGGCGGACCGGCAACCTGGACGATGGCGAGGTGGCGACCCGGCTGGACACCGTCATCCTCGACCTGGACGCATCGCGGCTGGTGCTCCTGTGGCGCGGCACGCTTCCCCTCCGCCGCGAGCCCACGGAGCTGAGGGAGGTCCGGGTGGAGTGCGACAGCGCGCTGCGGTGGGGCTCGCCCCCACCGGACCCGGAGGACGAAATCGCCGCACAGGAAGCGGAGGAGTGA
- a CDS encoding Imm49 family immunity protein, translated as MPNLMSLRSDAAAELGALLRSFQPDADRDVLLSDGEAIVLDLHLVATATLLVDGNAQGFFLGLCRMAENWRRLIVLLRSRNLPPPSVRRLTPLHAALAAGHFRLAEALAAVSATQRQSDDYEDEYLWGCILQGLARQESPTTLAPLLNRLEVVAENTHGPHVALTRALLARDAEGFAKAFETLHHAHGSDIEARAKAFDTPVTAFAPHRFIWLEGLALLRLAARAGVAPETTEYRYCPPLARLPMTAVYRGDWTIPGADLDSA; from the coding sequence ATGCCCAACCTGATGTCCCTGCGCAGCGACGCCGCGGCGGAGCTGGGGGCCCTGCTGCGCTCCTTCCAGCCCGACGCGGACCGGGACGTCCTCCTCTCGGACGGAGAGGCCATCGTCCTGGACCTGCACCTGGTCGCCACGGCGACGCTGCTGGTGGATGGCAACGCGCAGGGCTTCTTCCTCGGACTCTGCCGGATGGCGGAGAACTGGCGGCGGCTCATCGTGCTGCTTCGCTCGCGCAACCTGCCGCCCCCTTCCGTCCGGCGGCTGACGCCCCTGCACGCCGCGCTCGCGGCGGGCCACTTCCGGCTGGCGGAGGCGCTCGCCGCCGTCTCCGCCACGCAGCGCCAGTCAGACGACTACGAGGACGAGTACCTCTGGGGCTGCATCCTCCAGGGGCTGGCACGGCAGGAATCGCCCACCACGCTGGCGCCGCTGCTCAACCGCCTGGAGGTCGTGGCCGAGAACACCCATGGCCCCCACGTCGCGCTGACCCGGGCGCTGCTCGCCCGCGACGCCGAGGGCTTCGCGAAGGCGTTCGAGACCCTGCACCATGCGCACGGGAGCGACATCGAGGCGCGCGCCAAGGCGTTCGACACACCCGTGACGGCCTTCGCCCCGCACCGGTTCATCTGGCTGGAAGGGCTCGCGCTGCTGCGCCTGGCCGCCCGCGCGGGCGTGGCCCCCGAGACGACGGAGTACCGCTACTGCCCGCCGCTGGCCCGGCTCCCGATGACCGCCGTGTACCGGGGCGACTGGACCATTCCTGGAGCGGACCTGGACTCCGCCTGA